One region of Mycolicibacterium rhodesiae NBB3 genomic DNA includes:
- a CDS encoding SDR family NAD(P)-dependent oxidoreductase, producing MSDFSRYGPWAVIAGGSEGVGAEFARQLASAGLNLVLLARKAGPLEQTADSCRTQGVEVRTLAVDLVSPDAVAQIAAATSDIETGLLIYNAGANTCSERFLDGELGDFGRVIDLNIATMLALVQHFGRPMRDRRRGGILMVGSMAGYLGSMRHTVYGGVKAFGRIFAEGLWLELREYDVDVLELVLGVTRTPAMERVGLNFDVPGMRVAGPADVAREGLEHLPHGPIRIAGGNDDDVERRNGPDRAKIVLGTHKFMEKLMGSP from the coding sequence GTGAGCGACTTTTCTCGGTATGGGCCCTGGGCGGTGATCGCGGGCGGATCAGAAGGCGTCGGCGCAGAATTCGCCCGTCAGCTGGCGAGCGCGGGTCTGAATCTCGTCCTCCTTGCCAGGAAGGCGGGCCCTCTGGAGCAAACGGCCGACTCCTGCCGTACCCAGGGGGTCGAAGTACGAACTCTCGCAGTGGATTTGGTATCGCCCGATGCCGTGGCTCAGATCGCGGCTGCCACCTCCGACATCGAGACCGGCCTGTTGATCTACAACGCGGGCGCCAATACGTGCAGCGAGCGCTTCCTCGACGGTGAGCTCGGCGACTTCGGGCGAGTGATCGACCTGAACATCGCCACCATGCTCGCTCTCGTGCAGCACTTCGGCCGTCCGATGCGCGACCGCCGTCGCGGCGGCATCCTGATGGTCGGCTCGATGGCCGGATACCTCGGCTCGATGCGTCACACGGTGTACGGCGGAGTGAAGGCGTTCGGTCGCATCTTCGCCGAAGGCCTGTGGCTGGAGCTCCGCGAGTACGACGTCGACGTGCTCGAGCTGGTCCTCGGGGTCACTCGCACCCCGGCGATGGAACGGGTCGGGCTGAACTTCGATGTGCCGGGGATGCGCGTCGCCGGCCCCGCCGACGTCGCCCGAGAAGGGCTGGAGCACCTCCCCCACGGACCGATCCGTATCGCGGGCGGCAACGACGACGATGTCGAGAGACGTAACGGTCCTGACCGCGCCAAGATCGTGCTCGGCACGCACAAGTTCATGGAAAAGCTGATGGGATCGCCCTAG
- a CDS encoding helix-turn-helix domain-containing protein — MTTVDRFTVVIDAFDDATVDLTLDQVATRAALPRSTTHRILDHLVRLNWLKRNDRGYGLGVRAMSWGAGDAADLRLREAAAPALYDLQVKTAAVVHLGVLRGRDIVHVDKLGGPAVPTRVGTSAPAGELALGLAVLAALPPEDAEEQTGADLMAIRRAGVVCRRGDYSPGLTSLAAAIDRRASVGIVVPDSVCAQRYQPLVMAAAARTRAALRA, encoded by the coding sequence GTGACGACGGTCGACCGGTTCACGGTCGTCATCGATGCGTTCGACGACGCGACCGTCGACCTGACACTCGACCAGGTGGCCACCCGAGCAGCACTACCGCGTTCGACCACGCACCGCATCCTCGATCACCTCGTCCGGCTGAACTGGCTCAAGCGCAATGACCGTGGGTACGGCCTCGGCGTGCGCGCGATGTCGTGGGGTGCGGGCGACGCCGCCGATCTGAGACTGCGTGAGGCCGCGGCGCCTGCGCTCTACGACCTGCAGGTCAAGACAGCGGCTGTGGTGCACCTCGGTGTACTACGCGGACGCGACATCGTGCACGTGGACAAGCTCGGGGGACCCGCCGTGCCGACTCGCGTCGGAACCAGTGCCCCGGCCGGGGAATTGGCGCTCGGACTGGCGGTGCTCGCCGCCCTCCCGCCAGAAGACGCGGAGGAGCAGACGGGCGCAGATCTCATGGCCATCAGGCGCGCCGGCGTCGTGTGCAGACGCGGCGACTACTCGCCGGGACTGACGTCGCTCGCGGCCGCCATCGATCGACGCGCCTCCGTCGGCATCGTGGTTCCCGACAGCGTGTGCGCGCAGCGATACCAACCGCTGGTGATGGCCGCCGCCGCACGAACACGCGCTGCGCTTCGCGCCTAG
- a CDS encoding nuclear transport factor 2 family protein, protein MTEERLAVLERRLAAMEDERAIERLIASYGPLVDCGEADAAAQLWATDGGYDVEGWSMRSRADVAAMVRSDAHQGLIGRGCCHFLGPSVVTVHGDDAVAVCESILVLHRGEGFTVARAGANHFRLQRIDGRWQIVARTTRALDGQSEARDLLAAGVTGR, encoded by the coding sequence GTGACCGAAGAGCGACTCGCCGTACTGGAGCGACGCCTGGCGGCGATGGAGGACGAGCGCGCGATCGAACGGTTGATCGCGTCGTACGGCCCGTTGGTGGATTGCGGCGAAGCCGACGCGGCAGCGCAACTGTGGGCAACAGACGGCGGCTACGACGTCGAAGGCTGGTCGATGCGCAGTCGCGCGGATGTGGCGGCGATGGTGCGTTCCGACGCGCATCAAGGCCTCATCGGCCGGGGTTGTTGCCATTTCCTCGGCCCCTCCGTCGTGACCGTGCACGGCGATGATGCGGTCGCGGTGTGCGAGTCGATCCTGGTGCTGCACCGCGGCGAGGGATTCACCGTGGCGCGCGCGGGGGCCAATCACTTCCGGCTGCAACGCATCGACGGCCGGTGGCAGATCGTGGCACGGACCACGAGGGCCCTCGACGGTCAGTCCGAGGCGCGGGACTTGCTGGCCGCAGGGGTGACGGGTCGATGA
- a CDS encoding SDR family NAD(P)-dependent oxidoreductase, which yields MSGQLAGRVALVTGAGAGIGEGIARRFADEGAKVVVAELDSAAGQAVADAVGGVFVATDVSDRTQVENAVQTAVSEFGSIDIVVNNAWGGGEIGRVERKTDEQLAHGFAVGYYGPYWAMRAAFGHMKQNGWGRIVNMCSLNGVNAHMGSLEYNAAKEALRALTRTAAREWAPTGVTVNAICPAAKSQAFFRAIGQYPELEAMADAANPMGRMGDPYDDIAPIAVFLASEASRYLTGNTLFADGGSHINGVAWAPDLDAASDQ from the coding sequence ATGAGCGGACAGTTGGCGGGCCGGGTGGCCCTGGTGACAGGGGCGGGCGCGGGTATCGGCGAGGGGATCGCGCGACGCTTCGCCGATGAGGGAGCGAAAGTCGTCGTCGCCGAATTGGATTCCGCCGCAGGCCAAGCCGTCGCCGACGCGGTAGGTGGGGTGTTCGTCGCCACCGATGTGTCCGACCGCACGCAGGTGGAGAACGCGGTGCAGACGGCGGTTTCGGAGTTCGGGTCCATCGACATCGTGGTGAACAACGCCTGGGGTGGCGGGGAGATCGGCCGGGTGGAGCGAAAGACCGACGAGCAGTTGGCCCACGGTTTCGCGGTCGGCTACTACGGTCCGTACTGGGCGATGCGTGCCGCCTTCGGACACATGAAACAGAACGGCTGGGGCCGGATCGTGAACATGTGCAGTCTCAACGGCGTCAACGCCCACATGGGCTCGCTGGAATACAACGCCGCCAAGGAAGCGCTGCGCGCCCTCACCCGCACCGCGGCGCGGGAGTGGGCGCCGACGGGCGTGACCGTCAATGCGATCTGCCCGGCGGCCAAGAGTCAGGCCTTCTTTCGCGCCATCGGGCAGTATCCGGAGCTGGAGGCCATGGCCGATGCGGCCAACCCGATGGGACGCATGGGCGATCCCTACGACGACATCGCACCGATCGCGGTGTTTCTCGCCAGCGAGGCCAGTCGCTACTTGACCGGAAACACGCTGTTCGCCGATGGCGGCAGCCACATCAACGGCGTCGCGTGGGCGCCGGACCTCGATGCCGCGTCAGACCAGTGA
- a CDS encoding L,D-transpeptidase family protein yields the protein MLAAPATASPVALPVNSPSQWIVVGVPTANATSGTLTAYQRFGQQWKAVLGPIPAKVGALGVGAPADGVHRTPAGTFAFDQAFGRQPNPGTKMPYFQATNQDWWDEDAKSPTYNTHVRGPESPSSITENLYDSGSVYDYAVNIAVNPQRIPGRVSGIFLHVTDGSPTWGCIAIGRDEMRSVLNWLDPAASPRITVGVGSPSLV from the coding sequence ATGCTGGCCGCGCCAGCGACAGCCAGTCCAGTGGCCCTTCCCGTCAACTCGCCCTCGCAGTGGATCGTCGTCGGCGTTCCCACTGCTAACGCGACGTCCGGAACCCTGACCGCCTATCAGCGCTTTGGCCAACAGTGGAAGGCGGTCTTGGGTCCGATACCCGCGAAGGTAGGTGCACTCGGCGTCGGCGCCCCGGCGGACGGTGTACACCGCACGCCCGCTGGGACTTTCGCATTCGACCAGGCTTTCGGCCGTCAGCCGAATCCTGGAACCAAGATGCCGTACTTCCAGGCCACCAATCAGGACTGGTGGGACGAAGACGCGAAATCGCCGACGTACAACACCCACGTGCGTGGGCCCGAAAGTCCGTCATCGATAACGGAGAACCTGTATGACTCGGGTTCCGTTTACGACTACGCGGTCAACATCGCCGTCAACCCGCAGCGGATCCCGGGGCGCGTGTCCGGGATCTTCCTTCACGTGACCGACGGCAGTCCAACCTGGGGGTGCATCGCGATCGGCCGCGACGAGATGCGCTCAGTGCTGAACTGGCTAGACCCTGCTGCGTCCCCGCGGATCACCGTCGGTGTCGGAAGTCCCTCACTGGTCTGA